The Drosophila biarmipes strain raj3 chromosome 2L, RU_DBia_V1.1, whole genome shotgun sequence genome has a window encoding:
- the LOC108029162 gene encoding uncharacterized protein LOC108029162, with amino-acid sequence MIIVLLLLFHSLCVYCQRIVLYIHDRCFPRNVRLLQEVAETVGDRKAPQRLAEQQLEQQKRSQKRRILEPILPLVGGANSEACRFCAHSPQGYCRHHFHLQELQLHKQRGSGGEQGFRQIRRIKRELKRTIGQQQQHLQPVRSYRPARLSASWSSSSLSSGYASLTSLGSQEEELGSLDQEILEDIPQEEAEDPQQLQAEIEQQLLTEEGILEPLLTTHL; translated from the coding sequence ATGATTAtcgtcctgctgctgctgttccaCTCGCTGTGCGTCTACTGCCAACGCATCGTGCTCTACATCCACGACCGATGCTTCCCCAGGAACGTGCGCCTGCTCCAGGAGGTGGCCGAGACGGTGGGCGATCGTAAGGCCCCGCAGCGCCTGGCGGAGCAGCAGTTGGAGCAACAGAAGCGCAGCCAGAAGCGTCGCATCCTCGAGCCCATCCTGCCGCTGGTCGGTGGCGCCAACTCCGAGGCCTGCCGCTTTTGTGCCCACAGCCCGCAGGGCTATTGTCGCCATCACTTCCATCTGcaggagctgcagctgcacAAGCAGAGGGGTTCCGGTGGCGAGCAGGGCTTCCGGCAGATCAGACGGATCAAGCGGGAGCTGAAGAGGACCATtggtcagcagcagcagcacctgcaGCCGGTGAGGAGCTATCGACCTGCCAGACTCAGTGccagctggagcagcagctcCCTGAGCAGTGGCTACGCTTCGTTGACCAGCCTGGGATCACAGGAGGAGGAGTTGGGCTCATTGGATCAGGAGATTCTAGAGGATATACCacaggaggaggcggaggatcCACAGCAGTTGCAAGCAGAGATTGAGCAGCAGCTTTTGACAGAGGAGGGAATTCTAGAACCCCTGCTAACCACCCACTTGTGA
- the LOC108029161 gene encoding SPRY domain-containing SOCS box protein 3 — MSDVEVDPQPSLPVVAIAPRRRRHSGRRGGGGCQALQEAGSSSSASLPPTRFCPLPEGVEDNWTWSKRHRSKEVVLSGPNSRTVHFHPNWSKGTAGVQGKRSLNNGRYYWELHVSQRVFGTSIMFGIGTKSARLHANAFRNMLGENEHGWGLSHKGVLWHKGVALLYTKRFRENHPTQIGVLFDGIEGTLTYYKDGKCLGVAFRGLDQIDEPLYPIVCSTAAKTEMTLKCTRREFVNLQDRCRAVIMRRVRSASQLEKLKLPLPISDYLGEVIDEMEPLRQVNELEMCIMNYDL, encoded by the exons ATGTCTGATGTGGAAGTGGATCCACAGCCGTCCCTGCCCGTGGTGGCCATAGCCCCGAGGAGGCGTCGCCACAGCGGTCGCCGCGGAGGAGGTGGCTGCCAGGCCCTGCAGGAGGCCGGGTCCTCGTCCTCAGCCTCGTTGCCCCCAACGCGCTTTTGTCCCCTGCCCGAGGGCGTCGAGGACAACTGGACGTGGAGCAAGCGGCACCGCTCCAAGGAGGTGGTGCTCAGCGGTCCCAATTCCCGAACCGTGCACTTTCATCCCAACTGGAGCAAGGGCACCGCCGGCGTCCAGGGCAAGCGTTCCCTGAACAATGGTCGCTACTACTGGGAGCTGCATGTGTCGCAGCGCGTCTTTGGCACCTCGATTATGTTCGGGATCGGGACCAAGTCCGCCCGGCTCCATGCCAACGCCTTCCGGAACATGCTGGGCGAGAACGAGCACGGCTGGGGACTGTCCCACAAGGGCGTGCTCTGGCACAAGGGAGTGGCCCTGCTGTACACGAAGCGGTTCCGCGAGAACCATCCCACCCAGATCGGCGTGCTCTTCGACGGCATCGAGGGCACACTCACGTATTACAAGGATGGCAAGTGCCTGGGCGTTGCCTTCAGAGGATTGGATCAG ATCGATGAGCCCCTGTACCCCATTGTGTGTTCCACGGCCGCCAAGACGGAGATGACCCTGAAGTGCACGCGGCGGGAGTTCGTCAACCTGCAGGATCGCTGCCGGGCGGTAATAATGCGGCGGGTGCGCAGCGCCTCGCAGCTGGAGAAGCTGAAGCTGCCGCTGCCCATAAGCGATTATCTGGGGGAGGTGATTGACGAGATGGAGCCCCTGCGCCAG GTCAATGAGCTGGAGATGTGCATCATGAATTATGATTTGTAA